From a region of the Catalinimonas alkaloidigena genome:
- a CDS encoding DNA-directed RNA polymerase subunit omega, whose protein sequence is MSLKTSNVSSLITRDLEKIAAPTQNVYESIVVIGKRARQVSSTIKEELSNKLSEFASTVDNLEEIFENREQIEISKYYEKLPKPSQVAVEEFLEDKVMFRYRDESEESSEQ, encoded by the coding sequence ATGTCTCTGAAAACATCCAACGTCTCTTCTCTGATCACACGCGACCTGGAGAAAATTGCTGCCCCGACGCAGAACGTATACGAGTCGATTGTCGTCATCGGCAAACGGGCACGGCAAGTTTCCAGCACCATCAAGGAAGAGTTGAGCAACAAATTGTCAGAGTTCGCCTCGACCGTTGATAACCTGGAAGAGATTTTCGAGAACCGCGAGCAGATCGAAATTTCGAAATATTACGAAAAGCTCCCGAAGCCTTCGCAAGTGGCTGTAGAAGAGTTTCTGGAAGACAAAGTGATGTTCCGGTATCGCGACGAGTCGGAAGAGAGCAGTGAACAGTAG
- a CDS encoding outer membrane protein assembly factor BamD, translating to MQTRWWIYLALPFLLLTGACSEFNRIQKSSNVDLKYKAALKYYEEKDYYRASLLLEEVIPLMRGRAEAEQAQFYQAYAQYYLKQLVMSAFYFKSFFETYPRSPMAEEARFMQAVSLYEDSPKYNLDQANTYEAITSLENFLNLYPNSQYRERSYAMLDQLRAKLERKAFENAALYHKRAQSDIRYFESAVIALGEFSNDFPDSPLNEEALYLKLDAQYQMARLSTSEKKRERYFDAIATYEKFIDKYPDSQYVRTAESLYDRASAELNNPNARR from the coding sequence ATGCAAACCCGTTGGTGGATATACCTGGCCCTTCCGTTTCTTCTCCTGACCGGAGCGTGCAGCGAATTTAACCGTATTCAGAAAAGCTCCAATGTAGACCTGAAGTACAAAGCGGCGCTCAAGTACTACGAAGAAAAGGACTATTACCGGGCTTCGCTTCTGCTCGAAGAGGTGATTCCGCTGATGCGGGGACGCGCCGAAGCCGAACAGGCGCAGTTTTATCAGGCCTATGCCCAGTATTATCTGAAGCAACTGGTGATGAGCGCGTTTTACTTCAAGTCGTTTTTCGAGACGTATCCGCGCAGCCCCATGGCCGAAGAAGCCCGTTTTATGCAGGCCGTTTCGCTTTACGAAGATTCGCCCAAGTACAACCTGGATCAGGCCAATACTTACGAAGCCATCACCTCGCTGGAGAACTTCCTGAACCTCTACCCCAACTCGCAGTACCGGGAGCGCTCTTACGCCATGCTCGACCAGCTGCGGGCCAAGCTGGAGCGCAAAGCGTTCGAAAATGCCGCGCTTTACCACAAACGGGCGCAGTCGGACATTCGTTATTTCGAATCGGCGGTGATTGCGCTGGGCGAGTTTTCGAACGATTTTCCGGATTCGCCGTTGAACGAAGAGGCGCTGTACCTGAAACTCGATGCCCAGTACCAGATGGCGCGCCTCAGCACTTCGGAAAAAAAGCGTGAGCGGTATTTCGACGCCATCGCCACGTACGAAAAATTTATCGACAAATATCCTGACAGCCAATACGTGCGGACGGCCGAAAGCCTGTACGACCGCGCCTCGGCCGAACTGAACAATCCTAACGCCCGGCGCTAA
- a CDS encoding cytochrome-c peroxidase — protein sequence MVRSLLPAVRWTTFFRRNSFRVVAGACLLVGVLSSCRETATPEEEPLPEAKPVELTLPPYFSRKNIFDNPANPLTDQGIALGRMLFYDTRLSADGTVACATCHQQEHAFADTEARAVGIGGQVGRRSSMSLANLLWVNRLFWDGRVATLEEQALHPIQDPLEMGSTPEELARKLQGLDDYPRRFQIAFGTDQISPDLITRALAQFQRTLISADSKYDRYLRGEAQLTEQEERGLLLFQTHPEPTIGLRGGNCGDCHVGVTFGGDATEFRGFFNNGITTGFTSAADLGREAQTGDSLDRGRFRAPSLRNIALTAPYMHDGRFQTLEEVLDHYNQPDLFGRPNVDLLIRQGTNDPYADGRTPGRSLMLTDQEKADIVAFLHTLTDTTFIHNPDFADPSQSE from the coding sequence ATGGTTCGATCGTTACTTCCCGCAGTCAGGTGGACTACCTTCTTCCGACGGAATTCTTTCCGTGTGGTGGCAGGTGCGTGTCTGCTGGTGGGCGTGCTGTCGTCGTGTCGAGAAACGGCAACCCCGGAAGAAGAACCTTTGCCGGAAGCCAAACCGGTGGAACTTACCTTACCACCCTATTTCTCCAGGAAAAACATCTTTGACAACCCGGCGAATCCGCTGACCGATCAGGGCATTGCGCTGGGCCGGATGTTGTTTTACGACACACGCCTCTCGGCCGATGGCACGGTGGCCTGTGCGACGTGTCACCAACAGGAACACGCTTTTGCCGATACAGAAGCGCGGGCCGTGGGCATCGGTGGGCAGGTGGGGCGGCGCAGTAGCATGTCGCTGGCGAATCTTTTGTGGGTCAACCGGTTGTTCTGGGACGGGCGTGTAGCCACCTTGGAAGAACAGGCCCTCCATCCGATTCAGGACCCGCTGGAAATGGGGAGCACACCGGAAGAACTGGCCCGCAAACTGCAGGGGCTAGACGACTACCCCCGGCGGTTCCAGATCGCCTTTGGGACCGATCAGATTAGCCCCGACCTCATTACCCGGGCGCTGGCGCAGTTTCAGCGTACGCTCATCTCGGCCGACTCGAAATACGACCGCTACCTGCGGGGCGAAGCCCAGCTTACCGAGCAAGAGGAGCGGGGCCTTCTGCTGTTCCAGACCCATCCGGAACCCACCATCGGACTGCGCGGCGGCAACTGCGGTGACTGCCACGTCGGCGTGACCTTCGGGGGCGATGCGACCGAATTCCGGGGATTTTTCAACAACGGCATTACGACCGGTTTTACCAGTGCTGCCGACTTGGGGCGGGAAGCGCAAACCGGCGATTCGCTGGACCGGGGGCGTTTCCGGGCGCCTTCGTTGCGCAATATTGCACTGACCGCGCCCTACATGCACGACGGTCGTTTTCAGACGTTGGAAGAGGTACTCGACCATTACAACCAGCCTGATTTGTTCGGGCGACCGAACGTGGACCTCCTGATCCGGCAGGGCACGAACGACCCTTACGCCGACGGACGGACGCCGGGGCGGAGCCTGATGTTGACCGATCAGGAAAAAGCGGACATCGTTGCGTTTCTGCATACGCTGACCGATACCACCTTCATTCATAATCCTGATTTTGCCGATCCTTCTCAATCCGAATAG
- a CDS encoding MbnP family protein, producing MKFKYGIGLTLSVLLGLGACEKTPVEKAEEGTLLLTFEHTFGQDAFQLGEAFTTTSGDALRISDLRYFISNVKLRNRQTGEFYLEPDSYHLMELASGQSLDSIRLEHVVPGTYDELEFAIGVDNARNTSIDQIGDLDPASGMAWNWNTGYKFFLLEGTYFSDTAQADRALTYHIGGNANYRILKFALPLTADPPLTVRNQYTTEVKMQADLAEVFEEPHPIRLDELNFAMFEPVSSGKIADNYATGVFSVADVVLPSLPD from the coding sequence ATGAAATTCAAGTACGGTATTGGCCTGACCCTGAGTGTGTTGCTGGGATTGGGGGCCTGCGAAAAAACTCCCGTCGAAAAGGCGGAAGAGGGAACGCTGTTGCTGACGTTCGAGCATACGTTCGGGCAGGACGCCTTTCAACTGGGCGAAGCGTTTACCACCACGAGCGGCGACGCGTTGCGAATCAGCGACCTGCGCTACTTCATCAGCAACGTGAAGCTGCGCAACCGGCAGACCGGCGAATTCTACCTGGAGCCCGACAGCTACCACCTGATGGAACTGGCCTCGGGGCAAAGCCTGGACAGCATCCGGCTCGAACACGTGGTGCCCGGCACGTACGACGAACTGGAATTTGCCATTGGGGTGGACAACGCCCGCAATACGTCGATCGATCAGATCGGCGACCTGGACCCGGCGAGTGGCATGGCCTGGAACTGGAACACGGGCTACAAGTTTTTTCTGCTCGAGGGGACGTATTTCAGCGATACGGCGCAGGCCGACCGGGCGCTGACCTACCACATCGGGGGAAATGCGAACTACCGCATCCTGAAATTTGCGTTACCGCTGACTGCCGACCCGCCGCTGACGGTGCGTAATCAATACACGACCGAAGTAAAGATGCAGGCCGACCTGGCGGAGGTGTTTGAGGAACCCCATCCCATTCGCCTTGATGAATTAAACTTTGCGATGTTCGAGCCGGTCAGTTCCGGCAAAATCGCCGACAATTATGCAACGGGTGTTTTCAGTGTGGCCGACGTGGTGTTGCCCTCGCTTCCGGATTAA
- a CDS encoding cytochrome-c peroxidase, whose amino-acid sequence MQRVFSVWPTWCCPRFRIKALLFGGMMLGACQAPERTADAALAPHVRAVLGAPVPAPANNPSTPEGIALGKKLFFDPILSANGQVSCATCHQPNRAFSDGQPLSTLGITHRPLSRHTPALINVAWMPALFWDGGARNPESLVFGPLTHVDEMGTDLRHLVQTLQDHPTYPAAFQRAFGSDSITSATVARALAQFTRTLVFADSRYDRWQRQEAGGELTAAEQRGRHLFEQRCAGCHTPGLFTDNRYHNNGLDRDFADTREEGLRQGRYRITFDSADLGRYKTPTLRNVAQTAPYMHDGRLATLDDVLAHYRFGVQPSPTLDALLQQPDGPPGIGLTDEETADLKAFLLTLTEITEAQ is encoded by the coding sequence ATGCAACGGGTGTTTTCAGTGTGGCCGACGTGGTGTTGCCCTCGCTTCCGGATTAAGGCGCTCCTCTTCGGAGGGATGATGCTGGGAGCCTGTCAGGCCCCGGAGCGGACTGCCGACGCGGCCCTTGCGCCCCACGTACGGGCGGTGTTGGGCGCGCCGGTGCCTGCGCCTGCCAACAATCCGTCGACGCCCGAAGGCATTGCCCTGGGGAAAAAACTGTTCTTCGATCCGATCTTGTCGGCGAACGGGCAGGTGTCGTGCGCCACGTGTCACCAACCCAACCGCGCGTTCTCCGACGGCCAACCGCTCAGCACCCTGGGCATAACGCACCGTCCCTTGTCCCGGCATACGCCCGCCCTCATCAACGTCGCCTGGATGCCGGCCCTGTTCTGGGACGGAGGCGCGCGCAATCCTGAATCGCTGGTGTTTGGTCCGCTGACGCACGTCGACGAGATGGGCACGGACCTGCGGCACCTGGTCCAGACCTTGCAAGACCACCCAACCTATCCGGCGGCGTTTCAACGTGCCTTTGGCTCCGATTCCATTACGTCGGCTACGGTGGCGCGTGCGCTGGCGCAGTTTACCCGCACGCTGGTGTTTGCCGATTCGCGTTACGACCGCTGGCAGCGACAGGAAGCGGGGGGAGAGCTCACCGCGGCCGAGCAACGGGGACGGCACCTCTTCGAACAACGGTGTGCCGGGTGCCACACGCCCGGCTTGTTTACCGACAACCGGTACCACAACAACGGACTGGACCGGGACTTTGCCGACACGCGCGAGGAAGGTTTGCGCCAGGGACGCTACCGGATTACGTTCGATTCGGCCGACCTGGGACGCTACAAAACGCCCACGCTGCGCAACGTCGCACAAACCGCGCCGTACATGCACGACGGCCGCCTGGCTACCCTGGACGATGTGCTGGCGCATTATCGCTTCGGGGTGCAGCCTTCGCCTACACTGGATGCGTTGTTGCAACAACCGGACGGACCGCCCGGCATCGGACTGACCGATGAGGAGACCGCCGACCTGAAAGCTTTTCTGCTGACCCTGACGGAAATCACGGAGGCGCAGTAG
- a CDS encoding response regulator, with amino-acid sequence MTTLLLIEDNLEIRENAAEILELAGYRVLTAENGKVGVTLARQERPDLIICDIMMPELDGYGVLRMLHQQEELAHIPFIFLTAKAEREDFRKGMTLGADDYLTKPFDDNELLEAVDVRLKKSRVHQRDYPNSLQGLHQLLEDAGTIHELKDLPQQYKLRKYPKKRPVFLEGNSAQSLYFVQEGKVKTFKSNEDGREYITGMYGPGDFFGYQALFEEGAYSETAIVMEDAEIASIPKTDFLALLYGNQAVSLKFIKMLSHNLMEREEQLLRMAYHSVRQRTAQALLSLHEQADAEGFRISREDLASLVGTAKETVIRTLSDFKDEGLVVVAGSRIQVKNTQKLERIVRM; translated from the coding sequence ATGACTACCCTCCTCCTGATCGAAGACAACCTCGAAATCCGTGAAAACGCAGCCGAGATTCTGGAACTCGCCGGTTACCGGGTACTGACCGCCGAAAACGGTAAAGTGGGCGTGACGCTGGCACGGCAGGAACGCCCCGACCTGATCATCTGCGACATCATGATGCCGGAACTCGACGGCTACGGCGTGCTGCGCATGCTGCACCAGCAGGAAGAACTTGCCCACATTCCGTTTATTTTCCTGACCGCCAAAGCCGAACGGGAAGATTTTCGCAAGGGCATGACCCTGGGCGCGGACGATTACCTGACCAAGCCTTTCGACGATAACGAGCTTCTGGAGGCCGTCGACGTTCGACTGAAAAAGAGTCGGGTGCACCAGCGCGACTACCCCAACAGCCTGCAGGGCCTGCACCAACTGCTGGAAGACGCCGGTACCATCCACGAGTTGAAGGACCTGCCCCAACAATACAAACTCCGCAAATACCCCAAGAAACGGCCGGTTTTTCTGGAAGGCAATTCGGCCCAATCGCTCTATTTTGTGCAGGAAGGGAAGGTCAAAACGTTTAAGAGCAACGAAGACGGCCGCGAGTACATCACGGGCATGTACGGCCCCGGCGATTTCTTCGGCTATCAGGCCCTGTTCGAAGAGGGAGCGTACTCCGAAACCGCGATTGTGATGGAAGATGCCGAAATCGCGTCCATTCCCAAGACCGACTTTCTGGCGTTGCTCTACGGCAACCAGGCGGTTTCGCTGAAATTCATCAAAATGCTCTCGCACAACCTGATGGAACGGGAAGAGCAATTGCTCCGCATGGCCTATCACTCCGTGCGGCAGCGCACCGCCCAGGCCCTTCTCTCGCTGCACGAACAAGCCGACGCCGAAGGCTTCCGCATCAGCCGGGAAGACCTCGCCAGCCTGGTCGGCACGGCCAAAGAGACGGTCATTCGCACGCTCAGCGATTTTAAAGACGAGGGGTTGGTCGTGGTGGCCGGCAGCCGCATTCAGGTAAAAAACACCCAGAAACTGGAACGGATCGTACGGATGTAA
- a CDS encoding PAS domain S-box protein, giving the protein MESAHRSPSVLPQREKIFRAMFEGSQESILVTNQNGMIVMVNPACERLFGYDSDEMVGQAVELLIPQRLRHQHQAHRQHYYDKPHARGMGRDMDLSARRKDGSEFYIEAGLNYVHLEGTMYVIAFIIDVTERKRTTDALRESRAQLKRNAEELEQRVEHRTAELARTNAELRETQALYHAMVQNFPDGIISVIDAAYRLVLLDGKALQELKLDRTALLHRPLLQDLPDDIRATVQLFLEKAFRGESATMEVEVQSKSFILNAAPLPSDDGPIRQVLVVGENITELKHAEEEMRNALKKERELNELKTRFVSMASHEFRTPLSTILSSTSLVRKYQDSTAENKAERISKHLDRIKSSVNDLVGVLDDFLSIGKLDEGKIHVQPALLDLQDLAQITAEEMQSVAKVGQVIRVEADDPRLTETMLDRKLIKAIFTNLLSNAIKYSAEGQRITLSLTPTPDAQVELRVQDQGIGIPEKEQKYLFNRFFRAGNATNIQGTGLGLHIVKRYVELQHGTIALESRANEGTTFIVRLPMELTPDEYETE; this is encoded by the coding sequence ATGGAATCTGCCCACCGTTCGCCGTCCGTTCTGCCCCAACGCGAAAAGATTTTCCGCGCCATGTTCGAAGGCTCGCAGGAAAGTATTTTGGTCACCAACCAGAACGGCATGATCGTGATGGTTAATCCGGCCTGCGAACGGTTGTTCGGTTACGATTCCGACGAGATGGTCGGCCAGGCGGTGGAACTTCTGATTCCGCAACGGCTGCGGCACCAGCACCAGGCGCACCGCCAGCACTACTACGATAAGCCGCACGCGCGCGGCATGGGACGGGACATGGACCTGAGCGCCCGCCGCAAAGACGGCAGCGAGTTCTACATTGAGGCAGGCCTCAACTACGTGCACCTGGAAGGCACCATGTACGTCATTGCGTTCATCATCGACGTGACCGAACGCAAACGCACGACCGATGCCCTCCGCGAGAGCCGTGCCCAGCTAAAACGCAACGCAGAAGAGCTGGAGCAGCGGGTAGAACACCGCACCGCCGAACTGGCCCGGACCAATGCCGAACTGCGCGAAACGCAGGCGCTCTACCACGCGATGGTACAGAACTTTCCGGATGGCATCATCAGCGTGATCGACGCCGCGTATCGCCTGGTGTTGCTGGACGGCAAAGCCCTGCAGGAACTTAAGCTGGACCGCACGGCACTGCTGCACCGCCCCTTGTTGCAGGACCTGCCCGACGACATTCGTGCGACGGTGCAGTTGTTTCTGGAAAAAGCGTTTCGGGGAGAAAGCGCCACCATGGAGGTCGAAGTGCAATCCAAGTCCTTCATTCTGAACGCCGCGCCCCTTCCTTCGGACGATGGGCCCATTCGGCAGGTGCTGGTGGTGGGCGAAAACATCACGGAACTCAAGCACGCCGAAGAAGAGATGCGCAACGCCCTGAAGAAGGAACGCGAGCTGAACGAGCTGAAGACGCGCTTCGTGTCGATGGCCTCGCACGAGTTCAGAACGCCCCTGAGCACCATTCTGTCGTCGACTTCGCTCGTGCGGAAATACCAGGACAGCACTGCCGAAAACAAAGCGGAACGGATCAGCAAACACCTGGACCGCATCAAAAGCAGCGTTAACGATCTGGTGGGCGTGCTCGACGATTTCCTGTCGATCGGCAAACTGGACGAAGGGAAAATCCACGTCCAACCGGCCCTCCTCGACCTGCAAGATCTGGCGCAGATCACCGCCGAAGAGATGCAGAGTGTGGCCAAGGTCGGGCAGGTGATTCGGGTAGAGGCAGACGACCCACGCCTGACCGAGACGATGCTGGACCGTAAACTGATCAAAGCCATCTTCACCAACCTGCTTTCCAACGCCATCAAGTACTCTGCCGAAGGCCAGCGCATCACGCTTTCCCTCACCCCTACCCCTGACGCTCAGGTTGAACTCCGGGTGCAGGACCAGGGCATCGGTATTCCCGAAAAGGAACAGAAATATCTGTTCAACCGCTTTTTCAGGGCGGGCAACGCCACCAACATTCAGGGCACCGGCCTGGGCCTGCACATCGTGAAACGGTACGTCGAGCTGCAACACGGTACGATTGCGCTGGAAAGCCGTGCCAACGAGGGCACTACCTTCATCGTCCGCCTGCCGATGGAACTCACGCCCGACGAATACGAGACGGAATAG
- a CDS encoding universal stress protein produces MDSLRNILVPTDFSACSKQAIRFALQIARLSGARLILYHAVHPPVSTSVSIMINKLIRQMRLDAERDLKQLLLNMPELQQVAPQIILEAGFMEDRLPELIAQHEVDLVVMGTRGASKGIASVLGSNTTRVIEQVTCPVLAVPEKASLAPIRRILFATDYEPVPSEKVIAPLVKLAQIFDAEITVLKVDEEERGALTMTETLGKVRLQLYFDRVRSSYHLTTHEDVAEGIEDYIRMYPIEMLAMMPRRHTVFERLFKESHTRRMALHTNYPLLTFRAS; encoded by the coding sequence ATGGATTCGTTACGCAACATACTCGTGCCGACCGATTTTTCTGCCTGCTCCAAGCAGGCCATACGCTTTGCGCTGCAGATTGCCCGTTTGTCTGGCGCACGGCTGATTCTCTACCATGCCGTGCACCCGCCGGTCAGCACTTCGGTCAGCATCATGATCAACAAACTGATTCGCCAGATGCGGCTGGACGCCGAACGGGACCTCAAGCAGCTGTTGCTGAACATGCCGGAGCTGCAACAGGTCGCCCCTCAGATCATTCTGGAAGCCGGATTTATGGAAGACCGCCTGCCCGAACTCATCGCGCAACACGAGGTCGATCTGGTTGTGATGGGAACACGCGGGGCCAGCAAAGGCATTGCGTCCGTGTTGGGGAGCAACACCACGCGGGTCATCGAACAGGTAACGTGTCCCGTTCTGGCCGTACCCGAGAAAGCGTCGCTGGCGCCCATTCGGCGTATTTTGTTCGCCACGGATTACGAGCCTGTTCCTTCCGAGAAGGTGATCGCTCCGCTGGTAAAGCTGGCGCAGATCTTCGATGCCGAAATTACGGTGCTGAAAGTCGACGAAGAAGAGCGGGGTGCCCTGACGATGACCGAAACGCTAGGCAAGGTGCGGCTGCAACTGTACTTCGACCGGGTGCGCTCCAGCTACCACCTGACCACCCACGAAGACGTCGCCGAAGGCATCGAAGACTACATTCGGATGTACCCGATCGAGATGCTGGCCATGATGCCCCGCCGGCACACGGTGTTCGAGCGCCTCTTTAAGGAAAGCCATACGCGCCGGATGGCGCTGCATACAAACTACCCGCTGCTGACGTTCCGGGCTTCTTAA
- a CDS encoding heavy metal translocating P-type ATPase codes for MSTAIRAQEEIACFHCGDVCQEAPRWQDEHAFCCQGCQTVYDLLKGHALTGYYTVEKTPGRSRKHPAPAARYAFLDQPDLARAFLTFEEGTLGQATFFLPAIHCSACIWLLEQLPALQPGVRQAQVRFAAKELSVTFDRDAVSLRELAELLDRLGYPPDLSGGATGRQSRRKVDRTFVLKIGVAGFCFGNIMLLSLPDYLDADFAVEPLFQRWFGALNFLLVLPVVFYVASDYFKSAWTGLRHGFVNLDVPIVLGIVALFGQSVYELLTDTGAGYFDSLAGLLFFLMLGKWYQSQTYKALAYDRDYTSYFPVAVTRLVDGVECTTALKDLRAGDWVLIRHQELIPADAVLREGDAHIDYSFVTGEATPIEKQPGEALFAGGRQLGGPLVLELQQPVANSYLTRLWNQEVFQKPEATGLSTMADGLSRYFTLTILTISALTALYWGWHQPSSIGPAVTAVLIVACPCALALAAPFALGHTLRLFGKWGCYVKNVGVLERLAQVDHLVFDKTGTLTETQAHRVHYEGDPLTAEEQRLLHATVRNSAHPLSKAIYQAGAASTPVVSLTAFEEHTGRGMTASDGTRTLRLGAASFVGGTTTAAEGTQVFVAVDGVVKGHFQVENTYRRGLEPLLETLQTRYTTHLLSGDGERERTRLQPYFSALHFRQSPLDKLHYLKTLHQAGHRTLMVGDGLNDAGALKQSDVGIAVADDIYHFSPACDAILDARQLPHLDRFLQLAKASRRTVLAAFGLSFVYNGVGLAFAVTGQLTPLVAAILMPLSSVTVVGFVTVLTNAYARRLFGK; via the coding sequence ATGAGCACCGCCATTCGTGCCCAGGAGGAAATCGCGTGTTTTCACTGCGGCGATGTGTGTCAGGAGGCGCCCCGCTGGCAGGACGAACACGCGTTCTGTTGCCAGGGCTGCCAGACGGTATACGATCTGCTGAAGGGGCACGCCCTGACGGGCTATTATACCGTAGAAAAAACACCGGGGCGTTCGCGCAAACATCCGGCTCCTGCCGCACGGTACGCTTTTCTGGACCAGCCCGACCTGGCCCGTGCGTTTCTGACCTTCGAGGAGGGAACGCTCGGGCAGGCGACGTTTTTTCTACCCGCAATCCACTGCAGCGCCTGCATCTGGCTACTCGAGCAGTTGCCGGCCCTGCAACCGGGCGTCCGGCAGGCGCAGGTGCGGTTTGCTGCCAAAGAACTTTCGGTGACCTTCGACCGCGACGCCGTTTCGTTGCGCGAACTGGCCGAGTTGCTGGACCGCCTGGGCTACCCGCCCGACCTGTCGGGAGGGGCTACCGGCCGGCAAAGCCGCCGCAAGGTCGACCGCACGTTCGTCCTGAAAATCGGCGTGGCGGGCTTTTGCTTCGGCAACATCATGCTGCTGAGTCTGCCCGATTACCTGGATGCCGACTTTGCAGTAGAGCCACTTTTCCAGCGGTGGTTCGGCGCATTGAACTTCCTGTTGGTGCTGCCGGTCGTGTTTTACGTCGCCAGCGACTACTTCAAATCGGCCTGGACGGGTCTGCGTCATGGCTTCGTGAACCTGGATGTGCCCATTGTGCTGGGCATTGTGGCGCTGTTCGGCCAGAGTGTGTACGAGCTGCTGACCGACACGGGAGCGGGGTATTTCGACTCGCTGGCCGGGCTGCTGTTCTTTCTGATGCTGGGGAAGTGGTACCAGAGCCAGACGTACAAAGCGCTGGCCTACGACCGGGATTATACGTCGTATTTTCCGGTGGCGGTCACCCGGCTGGTGGACGGGGTGGAATGTACCACGGCCCTGAAAGACCTGCGGGCGGGCGACTGGGTGCTGATTCGCCATCAGGAGTTGATCCCGGCCGATGCCGTGCTGCGGGAGGGCGACGCGCACATCGACTACAGCTTTGTGACCGGTGAGGCCACTCCCATCGAAAAGCAACCGGGAGAGGCCCTCTTCGCCGGGGGGCGGCAGTTGGGCGGGCCGCTGGTGCTCGAACTCCAGCAACCGGTGGCGAACAGTTACCTGACCCGCCTCTGGAATCAGGAGGTCTTTCAGAAACCCGAGGCGACCGGGCTCTCGACCATGGCCGATGGCCTGAGCCGCTACTTTACGCTGACCATCCTGACGATCAGTGCCCTGACGGCCCTGTACTGGGGGTGGCACCAACCGTCCTCGATAGGACCGGCGGTGACGGCCGTCCTGATTGTGGCCTGCCCGTGTGCCCTGGCCCTGGCTGCCCCTTTTGCCTTGGGACACACCTTGCGCTTGTTTGGCAAATGGGGCTGTTACGTAAAAAATGTCGGCGTGCTGGAACGCCTCGCGCAGGTGGATCATCTGGTGTTCGACAAGACCGGGACCCTCACCGAAACGCAGGCGCACCGGGTGCATTACGAAGGAGACCCCCTCACTGCCGAGGAACAACGTCTGCTGCACGCGACCGTCCGCAACTCTGCGCATCCGCTCAGCAAGGCAATCTACCAGGCCGGAGCCGCTTCGACTCCTGTCGTGTCGCTCACTGCGTTCGAGGAGCATACCGGGCGGGGCATGACCGCTTCTGATGGAACACGCACGTTACGGCTGGGGGCCGCCTCGTTTGTGGGGGGCACTACGACGGCTGCGGAAGGGACGCAAGTATTCGTTGCGGTCGACGGCGTGGTGAAAGGCCATTTCCAAGTAGAAAATACGTACCGGCGTGGGCTGGAGCCGCTTTTGGAAACGCTACAGACCCGCTACACGACTCACCTGTTGTCGGGCGATGGCGAGCGGGAACGCACGCGACTTCAACCTTACTTTTCGGCGTTGCACTTCCGGCAGAGCCCGCTTGATAAACTCCACTACCTGAAGACGCTACACCAGGCCGGGCACCGGACCCTGATGGTCGGCGACGGACTGAACGACGCCGGGGCACTGAAACAAAGTGACGTGGGCATTGCGGTGGCCGACGACATCTACCATTTCTCTCCGGCGTGTGATGCGATTCTGGATGCCCGCCAGTTGCCTCACCTCGATCGCTTTCTGCAGTTGGCGAAAGCCAGCCGCCGGACGGTCCTTGCGGCGTTCGGCCTTTCGTTCGTGTACAACGGAGTGGGGTTGGCCTTTGCGGTGACCGGGCAGTTGACGCCGCTCGTGGCGGCCATTCTGATGCCGCTCAGTTCGGTGACGGTGGTCGGGTTCGTTACCGTCCTGACCAACGCGTACGCCCGACGGCTTTTTGGGAAATAA